The window NNNNNNNNNNNNNNNNNNNNNNNNNNNNNNNNNNNNNNNNNNNNNNNNNNNNNNNNNNNNNNNNNNNNNNNNNNNNNNNNNNNNNNNNNNNNNNNNNNNNNNNNNNNNNNNNNNNNNNNNNNNNNNNNNNNNNNNNNNNNNNNNNNNNNNNNNNNNNNNNNNNNNNNNNNNNNNNNNNNNNNNNNNNNNNNNNNNNNNNNNNNNNNNNNNNNNNNNNNNNNNNNNNNNNNNNNNNNNNNNNNNNNNNNNNNNNNNNNNNNNNNNNNNNCGCCCACCCTGTTTCGCCACCATCGCCGACCAGATCCGCCGCCGCGATTCGAGCACTGTCCGTCAGCGACGAGCTTCTCTGCCGTCAATCGAGCTCCTCCGCCTCCCCGTGCACCTCATCCCAATTCTGGAAGGTGATTTCATGCCCGACCACCTCTCCCTATACATGCTCATGGTGGAATTTGTGATGTACATGGTGATTAGTTGTAGGATTTGGTGATGTGCTTTGGTAATTTTTTGTGGGTGATGTGTTGCCTGTAGATTATAGGAAGGGGACAGAGAAAAATGTAAATGTTTTGTACATTCTCTGCTGCTGCATGTTCAGTACATGCTCATGGATAGTGCTGCATTTTGTTGCTATGTATGTTCAGTACATGTCCAGTACAACAATAGAATTTTGCTAGTACATAATTAATGACAACAGCAACACTTGTACATGTTTTTTATAGTTAAGCACTCACATATTTTTTATAGTCAAGTTCAGAGCATGTCTTCGAGCATGACTGCCGAGTGGGATGAAGAGAACACTAGGATCGTTACCTACTTGATGGTTACGCAAGTGCGGGCTGGAAATAGGCCAAACAAAATCTTGACCCCTAGTGCATTCGAGGAAGTGGCATTGCAATTCAAAGTGAGAACCGGATTGGACTACACGAGCAACCAAATGAAAAACATATGGGACAAGCTGAAAGCAGATTACGCTTTATTCAAGAAGCTCAAGCTAAAGGAGACCGGAGGGGGATGGGACTTTGTTCTCAACACTGTCAAACAAGATAAGGAGTGGTGGAAGAAAGCAAAAATTGTGAGTTGTCATGTTTCTGGATTGCATTTATTTTTAATAAAGTCGTATAACTTTTGTTATTACTAATATTTGTTTGCAATGTATTATAGGACCTTAAAGGCTGCGGCAAGTTCCAAAAGCGTGGACTACacaatgaagaaaacttgagcattATGTTTGAGGACATCACCAGTGATGGCACAGACCATTGGAATCCTTCTACAGGCATACCTCCCTCCTCTAGTGCAGCAATACCAGATACCATTGATATTGAAGCCATCACAGATGTTGATTTGCTAGAAGATCCCCAAGTGCCACCTTCTCCTGCTATGCCACCTTCTCCTAGTATGCCACATTCTCCTTTCGTGCCATCAACGAAAAAGAGGCTTGGAAAAACCATTGATGACAAGCACAAGAAACCTAGGACTGCACAAGTGATGCAAGATGAGATTACACAGATTAAAATCATTGCTAAGGAGTCCCAAGAAACCGTTCAATCATTCATAAAgaatgatgatgccacttctgttgcCAGTACCATGAATGAAGTGCTTGCTCTTGGTATTTTAGAGGGTAGTGATGAACACTACATAGCGACTGAGTTATTCATCAAAAGAGAGCAAAGAGAGATGTTTCTACACATGGGTGTTGCCGCACGAAAAGATTGGCTTCGTAGGAAGTTTGCCATGACGTATGGGAAATAGTTGGTTCCACTAGATGGTTTCTCATGTCTTTTGTTTATGCACTATTGAACCATTTTATGTATGCACTATCTGGATGATATTTATGTAATATTGAACCATTTTAGGATGTTCTGGGTACTTGCACTTGTTCTGGGTACCATTTTGTGTATGCACTATTTGCATGCTAGTTGGTATCTAATAAATGTATGATTCTGTATGTGCagatgtcatgtgatgatgatagtgatgatgacaacCAATATGAATTGAAGAAAAAATTGATTTGTCTTCATTCTGAGCATATGTCGGTCATTTGTGAAGGAGCAACAAAAATAGTTGGAAAGTATTGCAATAGTTGGATCATGAAGAATGAGCCTAGGAAATCTATCTTGACAGGATTTGGATGGTTGCAAGAGACTATTGGAACACTAGGGGAGACCTTTACAATGTTCAGAATGAAGACAAGAGTTTTCTTTGAGCTTCATGACTTGTTGGTGAAGGACTATGGGCTCGGTTATTCTCCATTTGTTAGCAGCTACGAGTCTCTTGCTATGTTCTTGTGGACCTTGGGGGGTTGTGAATcaaatagtgaaggaaatatgccctagaggcattaataaagttattatttatttccttatttcatgataaatgtttattattcatgctagaattgtattaaccggaaacataatacgtgtgtgaatacatagacaaacatagtgtcactagtatgcctctacttgactagctcgtttatcaaagatggttatgtttcctagccatggataaaagagttgtcatttgattaatgggatcacatcattaggagaatgatgtgattgacatgacccattccgttagcctagcacttgatcgtttagtatgttgctattgctttcttcatgacttatacatgttcctgtaactatgagaattatgcaactcccgtttaccggaggaacactttgggtactaccaaacgtcacaacgtaactgggtgattataaaggagtactacatgtgtctccgaaggtacatgttgagttggcgtatttcaagattaggttttgtcactccgattgtcggagaggtatctctggaccctctcggtaatgcacatctttataagccttgcaagcaatgtgaccaaatgagttggttacgaaatgatgcattacg is drawn from Triticum dicoccoides isolate Atlit2015 ecotype Zavitan chromosome 6B, WEW_v2.0, whole genome shotgun sequence and contains these coding sequences:
- the LOC119323833 gene encoding L10-interacting MYB domain-containing protein-like: MSSSMTAEWDEENTRIVTYLMVTQVRAGNRPNKILTPSAFEEVALQFKVRTGLDYTSNQMKNIWDKLKADYALFKKLKLKETGGGWDFVLNTVKQDKEWWKKAKIDLKGCGKFQKRGLHNEENLSIMFEDITSDGTDHWNPSTGIPPSSSAAIPDTIDIEAITDVDLLEDPQVPPSPAMPPSPSMPHSPFVPSTKKRLGKTIDDKHKKPRTAQVMQDEITQIKIIAKESQETVQSFIKNDDATSVASTMNEVLALGILEGSDEHYIATELFIKREQREMFLHMGVAARKDWLRRKFAMTYGK